One genomic segment of Erysipelotrichaceae bacterium 66202529 includes these proteins:
- a CDS encoding PTS sugar transporter: protein MIQAILLGIIAFFGNCDYALGTSLLKNPIVLGPLVGFVLGDVTKGIIIGSTLELAFIGAQSIGAFVPPNVVVGGVLGTAFAITTGKGAEVAVTLAYPIAILASIFENLFMSAIFPLTGTWADSYAEKGNYRAIEMIHIGDGIVQSLTFGLLVTFGFLIGSGQVETLVNSIPAVITDGLTIATGLLPGMGFAMLAQMTLNKKVIMFFFLGFLLSAYVGVPVLGIALLGVIAAFLKVDFFSDTAVAVDGGDDDDF, encoded by the coding sequence ATGATACAGGCGATTTTATTGGGGATCATTGCATTTTTTGGAAACTGCGATTATGCACTGGGGACAAGCCTACTGAAAAATCCAATTGTTTTAGGGCCACTGGTCGGCTTTGTTCTGGGGGATGTCACAAAGGGAATCATCATCGGTAGTACGCTGGAGCTTGCGTTTATCGGCGCACAATCCATCGGAGCATTTGTACCGCCAAATGTAGTCGTCGGCGGTGTGCTTGGAACAGCCTTTGCCATTACAACCGGAAAAGGTGCAGAGGTGGCAGTAACACTTGCATATCCGATTGCCATTCTGGCCAGTATTTTTGAAAATCTGTTTATGTCCGCCATCTTCCCGCTGACCGGAACATGGGCTGATTCATATGCAGAAAAAGGAAACTATCGGGCGATTGAAATGATTCATATCGGTGACGGTATCGTACAGAGTCTGACATTCGGTCTGCTTGTGACCTTTGGTTTTCTGATTGGAAGCGGTCAGGTGGAAACCCTTGTTAATTCTATTCCTGCAGTTATTACAGACGGTCTGACGATTGCGACAGGTCTGCTTCCTGGTATGGGGTTTGCTATGCTGGCACAAATGACACTGAACAAGAAGGTTATCATGTTCTTTTTCCTGGGCTTCCTTCTTTCTGCCTATGTCGGTGTTCCGGTACTCGGGATTGCATTGCTTGGTGTGATTGCAGCGTTCCTGAAGGTTGACTTTTTCTCGGATACAGCAGTAGCTGTCGATGGAGGTGACGATGATGACTTCTAA
- a CDS encoding PTS mannose transporter subunit IID produces MTSNTKELITKKDLHKMFWRSLPMEFSWHYERQMHMGFEFMMIPALRKIYENDPEKFNDSLQRHLEFFNTSMYFSTFIAGIIISMEEMNSRQCNFDTASISTMKVALMGPLAGIGDSVFFGTIRILAIGVGTSLAAQGNILGTILFLLIFNIPAYAVRYLGAMKGYELGANYLEKIQKSGMMDKFMLAASIVGVMVIGGMTKELITVNTPISIGSGDAATAIQEILDGIMPGMLSLGVMGVYYWLLKKKVNVIAMIIGTALFGIFCAWLGILAC; encoded by the coding sequence ATGACTTCTAATACAAAGGAACTGATTACAAAAAAAGATTTGCATAAAATGTTCTGGCGATCCCTGCCTATGGAATTTTCCTGGCATTACGAACGGCAGATGCATATGGGATTTGAATTTATGATGATACCGGCATTACGTAAAATATATGAAAATGATCCGGAAAAATTCAATGACTCCCTGCAGCGGCATCTGGAATTTTTCAACACATCCATGTACTTCAGTACGTTTATTGCAGGTATCATCATATCCATGGAGGAAATGAATTCCAGACAATGCAATTTTGATACTGCTTCCATCAGCACCATGAAGGTTGCTTTAATGGGGCCACTTGCCGGTATCGGTGATTCTGTTTTCTTTGGTACGATTCGTATTCTGGCGATTGGTGTTGGAACCTCCTTAGCTGCACAGGGGAATATTCTCGGTACCATCCTATTTCTTCTGATTTTCAACATTCCTGCCTATGCTGTCCGCTATCTAGGTGCAATGAAGGGCTATGAGCTGGGGGCAAATTATCTTGAAAAAATACAGAAATCAGGCATGATGGATAAATTTATGCTTGCGGCATCTATTGTCGGTGTTATGGTCATCGGTGGAATGACAAAGGAATTGATTACCGTTAATACACCTATTTCCATCGGCTCCGGTGATGCAGCGACGGCAATCCAGGAAATTCTTGACGGAATCATGCCAGGTATGTTAAGTCTCGGTGTTATGGGTGTGTATTACTGGCTGCTGAAAAAGAAGGTCAATGTTATCGCGATGATTATTGGAACTGCCCTGTTTGGTATCTTCTGTGCATGGCTTGGTATCCTTGCCTGCTGA
- a CDS encoding amidohydrolase family protein, with translation MHVSPAFIEELNSSEEQLQYCRNQTGLYKTDTASISYMKTMCRVSEIEKLCLLPLDLSTINGGFLGTNEQVADLVEKEPDLFIGFASVDPHRIDAIDTAIHAFEKLHLSGLVLHPGQQHFYPNDEALHELYKVCESYNKPIIFHSGMSARPQTISKYAQPLLFEEVALQHPKLRICLTHFAWPWVREVCMLMLKYKNIYTDTALLYFDNPKEFYHQSFCVDIGEHWIDRSLRHQIMFGSDEPRLEQRRMLEALKQMDWRDSTKQLIFKENALVFLKGGEYHD, from the coding sequence ATGCATGTATCTCCGGCTTTTATAGAAGAGCTGAATTCCAGTGAGGAACAGCTGCAGTATTGCCGAAACCAGACAGGATTATATAAGACGGATACAGCCTCGATTTCTTATATGAAGACGATGTGCAGGGTTTCTGAAATCGAAAAGCTTTGTTTGCTTCCCCTTGATTTAAGTACCATCAACGGCGGTTTTCTCGGTACAAATGAACAGGTGGCAGACCTGGTGGAAAAAGAGCCTGATCTTTTTATTGGCTTTGCAAGTGTGGATCCGCATCGCATAGATGCCATTGACACAGCGATTCATGCATTTGAAAAGCTGCATCTGTCAGGACTTGTCCTGCATCCCGGACAACAGCATTTTTATCCAAACGATGAAGCGTTACACGAGCTTTATAAGGTATGTGAGAGTTACAATAAACCAATTATATTTCACAGCGGGATGTCTGCACGTCCGCAAACGATCAGTAAATACGCACAGCCTTTGTTATTTGAAGAGGTTGCCTTACAGCATCCTAAGCTGCGTATCTGCCTGACACATTTCGCCTGGCCATGGGTTCGTGAGGTATGCATGCTGATGCTGAAGTATAAAAATATATATACGGATACAGCCCTGCTGTATTTCGACAATCCGAAGGAATTTTATCACCAGTCCTTCTGTGTGGATATCGGAGAACACTGGATTGATCGCAGCTTACGGCATCAGATTATGTTTGGTTCCGATGAGCCGCGTCTGGAACAAAGACGTATGCTGGAAGCCTTAAAACAAATGGACTGGCGGGACAGTACAAAACAGCTCATATTTAAAGAAAATGCACTCGTCTTTTTAAAGGGAGGCGAATATCATGACTGA
- a CDS encoding YjbQ family protein yields MTEYRELTYETQAYNELLPIAQDIKRLVAESCIQQGVLYIITKHTTTGITVNENLECLKDDILQRLGMLFPEDDAYYHARFLQSYGAMAGNPTGHLKAMVTGNHAVFPIVDGAIMLGKAQEIYLAEFDGPQIRDVMVTIQGE; encoded by the coding sequence ATGACTGAATACAGGGAGCTGACCTATGAAACACAGGCCTATAACGAGCTGCTTCCGATTGCTCAGGATATCAAAAGGCTGGTTGCGGAAAGCTGTATCCAACAGGGTGTACTTTATATTATTACAAAGCATACGACAACCGGCATCACAGTGAATGAAAATCTGGAATGTCTAAAGGATGATATCCTGCAAAGACTTGGTATGCTGTTTCCTGAGGACGATGCTTACTACCATGCCAGATTTCTTCAAAGCTATGGAGCTATGGCCGGTAATCCCACAGGACATTTAAAAGCAATGGTTACAGGAAATCATGCTGTATTTCCAATCGTTGATGGTGCCATTATGCTTGGTAAAGCACAGGAGATTTATTTAGCGGAATTCGACGGGCCGCAGATACGCGATGTAATGGTTACCATACAGGGCGAATAA
- a CDS encoding SIS domain-containing protein, whose translation MYNFDKEAYFTDAKLTYDTRGEIERVADEVSKQGFKNIFFISSGGSLAVMQPIQYLLRSKSSIPSYCEIASEVILTDNKQLNKDSIVITSSKSGTTTETVEAIDFCNKKGIRVIAFCGKADTPVDQKATYSIIGKAKDAVEFEYIQHYLLAFRLLYNNGEFDAYEKLADQLEKLPENLVAVKEKFEPVAASIAETYYNSNIQYWIGGGTLAQEIYLHAMCILEEMQWIKTKSIKSAEFFHGTLEVIEKDTPVFLVKGVDETRPIDERVERLIKKLSDHAVIIDVADYKCPDIDEAFFDIISTSIVTTMLDERLAIHYERVTGHDLTTRRYYRQFAY comes from the coding sequence ATGTACAATTTTGATAAAGAAGCATATTTCACAGACGCAAAGCTAACCTATGACACAAGAGGTGAAATTGAACGGGTTGCCGATGAGGTTAGCAAGCAGGGCTTTAAGAACATATTCTTTATTTCATCCGGTGGATCACTGGCAGTTATGCAGCCGATTCAATACCTGCTGCGTTCCAAATCAAGCATTCCAAGCTATTGTGAAATTGCATCAGAGGTAATACTGACAGATAATAAACAGCTGAATAAGGATTCCATCGTTATCACTTCAAGCAAATCAGGGACAACAACAGAAACTGTTGAGGCAATTGATTTCTGTAATAAGAAAGGGATTCGTGTCATTGCCTTTTGTGGGAAAGCTGATACACCGGTGGATCAGAAGGCTACGTATTCCATTATTGGTAAGGCTAAGGACGCAGTGGAATTTGAATATATCCAGCACTATCTGCTTGCCTTCCGTCTGCTGTATAACAATGGTGAATTTGATGCTTACGAAAAGCTAGCAGATCAGTTAGAGAAGCTGCCGGAAAACCTTGTTGCTGTAAAGGAAAAGTTTGAGCCTGTTGCCGCAAGCATTGCCGAAACCTATTACAATTCCAATATCCAGTACTGGATTGGCGGCGGTACGCTGGCACAGGAGATTTACCTTCATGCAATGTGCATTCTGGAAGAAATGCAGTGGATCAAAACAAAATCCATTAAAAGTGCTGAATTCTTCCATGGAACTCTGGAGGTAATTGAAAAGGATACTCCGGTATTCCTTGTGAAGGGTGTTGATGAAACACGACCGATTGACGAGCGTGTAGAGCGCCTGATTAAAAAGTTGAGCGATCATGCTGTTATCATAGATGTGGCAGATTATAAGTGTCCTGATATTGATGAAGCATTCTTTGATATCATTTCAACCTCCATTGTTACTACCATGCTGGATGAGCGTTTAGCAATTCATTATGAACGTGTGACTGGTCATGACCTGACGACCAGACGTTATTACCGTCAGTTTGCATATTAA
- the ilvN gene encoding acetolactate synthase small subunit translates to MNGNGMKKRWISLYVENQIGVLSKISGLFSGKSYNLDSLTVGTTEDPTISRMTIATVSDDETFEQIKKQLNRLVEVIKVIDFTDIFVRMKEILYVKVQNCTLQEKTELFQIAQTFKAKVIDYGRDSLLLEFVQTATKNDAVIKLMKEEFKNIEVVRGGSVGIESISMMER, encoded by the coding sequence ATGAATGGGAACGGTATGAAGAAGCGGTGGATATCGCTGTATGTGGAAAATCAAATTGGTGTTTTGTCAAAAATATCCGGTCTTTTTTCTGGCAAATCCTATAATCTGGACAGTCTGACGGTTGGGACGACAGAGGATCCGACGATTTCGAGAATGACGATTGCCACCGTTAGTGATGATGAAACATTTGAACAGATTAAGAAACAGCTTAACCGCCTTGTGGAGGTTATTAAAGTAATTGATTTTACAGATATATTTGTCAGAATGAAGGAAATTTTATATGTAAAGGTGCAAAACTGTACACTTCAGGAAAAAACTGAGCTGTTTCAGATTGCACAGACCTTCAAAGCAAAGGTAATTGATTACGGGAGAGACAGTCTGCTTTTGGAATTTGTACAGACTGCGACAAAGAATGATGCTGTAATCAAATTGATGAAGGAAGAATTTAAGAATATTGAAGTTGTAAGAGGCGGAAGTGTAGGAATTGAATCCATCAGTATGATGGAGCGATAG
- the ilvB gene encoding biosynthetic-type acetolactate synthase large subunit, whose amino-acid sequence MKKISGNKLLVKALQEEGVDTIFAYPGACTIDISDELYKQDRIKIILPRQEIALVHEADAYARSTGKTGVCLVTSGPGATNLVTGLATAYYDSVPLVCFTGQVARNLIGNDAFQEVDIVGITRSITKYGVTVRNREDLGRIIKEAFYIAASGRPGPVLIDLPKDVMGELGDADYPDKVNIRGYKPNTAVHIGQLKRAIKMLGKAKRPLFLVGGGINIARANDAFTKLAEKTNIPVVTTIMGKGAIPSIHPLYIGNIGMHGSYACNMAVNECDLLFSIGTRFNDRITGKLHSFAPNAKIVHIDIDTAAISKNIQVDIPIVADAKEAIDKMLEYVTEYNTEKWLDQIEQWKLAHPLMMKKKPYLTPQDIIETINRMFDELIVVTDVGQHQMFTAQFLELTSKKRMLMSGGLGTMGYGLPGAIGAKIGNPDIPVLSISGDGGMQMNIQELATAVLEELPIISCIFNNNNLGMVRQWQKLFYGKRYAMTCLRSGAACRNKCGEVSCPEYTPDFVKLAESYGAKGIRVTEKEQIEPALREAMQSKKTPVIIEFIINPEDLVYPMIQPNGTLKNMIMDC is encoded by the coding sequence ATGAAGAAAATCAGTGGTAACAAATTATTGGTAAAAGCGCTTCAGGAAGAGGGTGTTGATACAATCTTTGCCTATCCTGGCGCATGCACGATTGATATAAGCGATGAATTATATAAGCAGGATCGCATAAAAATCATACTTCCACGGCAGGAAATTGCGCTCGTACATGAGGCGGATGCATATGCCCGTTCCACAGGCAAAACGGGAGTCTGTCTGGTAACGAGCGGGCCAGGGGCTACCAATCTGGTTACAGGGTTGGCGACTGCCTATTATGACAGTGTTCCGCTTGTTTGTTTTACCGGTCAGGTGGCAAGAAACCTGATCGGTAATGATGCATTTCAGGAGGTTGATATTGTCGGCATTACACGCAGTATTACAAAATATGGCGTAACTGTGCGAAACAGAGAGGATCTTGGACGGATTATCAAAGAGGCTTTCTATATTGCCGCAAGCGGAAGGCCCGGCCCGGTACTGATTGATCTTCCAAAGGATGTTATGGGGGAGCTGGGGGATGCAGATTATCCGGATAAGGTGAATATCCGTGGATATAAACCGAATACGGCAGTACATATCGGTCAGCTGAAGCGTGCAATTAAAATGCTGGGGAAGGCAAAGCGCCCGCTATTCCTAGTTGGAGGCGGTATTAATATCGCCCGGGCAAACGATGCTTTTACCAAGCTGGCTGAAAAAACAAATATACCGGTTGTGACAACGATTATGGGGAAAGGAGCTATCCCAAGCATTCATCCATTGTATATCGGTAATATCGGAATGCATGGCTCCTATGCGTGTAATATGGCCGTCAATGAATGTGATCTTCTGTTTTCCATAGGCACGCGGTTTAATGACCGCATCACAGGTAAACTGCATTCCTTTGCGCCAAATGCGAAAATCGTGCATATTGACATTGATACGGCAGCGATATCAAAAAATATACAGGTGGATATTCCGATTGTTGCGGATGCCAAGGAAGCAATCGATAAAATGCTGGAATATGTAACAGAATACAATACGGAGAAATGGCTGGATCAGATAGAGCAATGGAAGCTTGCTCATCCGCTGATGATGAAAAAGAAGCCGTATCTGACACCGCAGGATATTATAGAAACGATTAACCGTATGTTCGATGAGCTAATCGTTGTGACCGATGTTGGACAGCATCAGATGTTTACTGCTCAGTTTTTAGAGCTTACCAGTAAAAAGAGAATGCTGATGTCCGGTGGTCTTGGTACGATGGGATATGGCCTGCCTGGTGCCATAGGGGCAAAAATCGGAAATCCGGACATCCCTGTACTTTCCATATCCGGTGATGGCGGAATGCAGATGAATATTCAGGAGCTTGCGACAGCTGTCCTCGAGGAGCTTCCGATCATATCCTGTATTTTCAATAATAATAATCTAGGTATGGTACGGCAGTGGCAAAAGCTGTTTTACGGAAAACGCTATGCAATGACCTGCTTACGCTCCGGAGCCGCATGTCGTAATAAGTGCGGAGAGGTCTCCTGTCCGGAATATACACCGGATTTCGTGAAGCTTGCGGAAAGCTATGGGGCAAAGGGTATTCGTGTGACAGAAAAGGAACAGATCGAGCCAGCTCTTCGTGAAGCGATGCAGAGCAAGAAAACGCCGGTGATTATCGAATTCATTATCAATCCCGAGGATCTTGTATATCCAATGATACAACCCAACGGTACACTGAAGAATATGATTATGGATTGTTAA
- a CDS encoding methionyl aminopeptidase, with protein MEMHRNTRCWCGSGKKYKQCHEKFDEKLAQLAREGHIIPDRSLIKNKADIIGIKKSANINTGVLDHVAKNIHVGMSTGEIDRLVYDYTVSHGAIPAPLNYEGFPKSCCTSINDEVCHGIPDDNIILQEGDIVNVDVSTIFHGYYSDASRMFMIGEVSEEARRLVEVTKECLNIGIAAVKPWGHVGDIGAVIHKYATSKGYSVVVDFAGHGVGKEFHEDPVIGHVGRAGSGMVLAPGMVFTIEPMINAGDYHLYIDEDNGWTSYTEDGSLSAQWEHTLLVTEHGIEILTY; from the coding sequence ATGGAAATGCATAGAAATACCCGTTGCTGGTGCGGTAGCGGAAAAAAATATAAACAGTGTCATGAAAAATTTGATGAAAAGCTTGCACAGCTGGCAAGAGAAGGACACATCATACCGGATCGTTCTCTGATCAAAAATAAAGCGGATATCATTGGTATAAAAAAGAGTGCCAATATCAATACCGGGGTTTTGGACCATGTAGCAAAGAACATTCACGTTGGTATGAGTACCGGAGAAATTGACCGTCTTGTTTATGATTATACGGTATCCCACGGCGCAATACCAGCACCATTAAATTATGAAGGATTTCCGAAAAGCTGCTGTACTTCAATCAATGATGAGGTTTGTCATGGTATTCCGGACGATAACATTATCCTTCAGGAAGGCGATATCGTTAATGTCGATGTGTCTACGATCTTTCACGGATATTATTCGGATGCCTCCCGTATGTTTATGATTGGAGAGGTCAGTGAAGAAGCAAGAAGGCTTGTAGAGGTGACAAAGGAATGTCTGAATATCGGTATTGCTGCTGTGAAGCCATGGGGCCATGTTGGGGACATCGGTGCTGTCATTCATAAGTATGCCACCAGTAAGGGATACAGTGTGGTTGTAGACTTTGCAGGGCACGGTGTCGGAAAAGAGTTTCATGAGGATCCTGTCATCGGTCATGTCGGCAGGGCAGGAAGCGGTATGGTGCTTGCCCCGGGAATGGTGTTCACAATTGAGCCAATGATCAATGCAGGAGACTATCATCTGTATATTGACGAGGACAATGGATGGACATCCTATACGGAGGATGGCTCTTTGAGCGCGCAGTGGGAGCATACCCTGCTTGTTACAGAGCATGGCATTGAAATATTAACATATTAA
- a CDS encoding AAA family ATPase: protein MKRLPIGIENFKELIDKNYYYVDKTEFIKDVCNEKVALYTRPRRFHRNSVDTFGIRQEAR, encoded by the coding sequence ATGAAACGTTTACCAATTGGTATAGAGAATTTCAAAGAATTGATAGATAAAAATTATTATTATGTTGATAAAACAGAGTTCATAAAAGATGTCTGCAATGAGAAGGTTGCTTTATATACCAGACCTCGGCGATTTCACCGAAATAGTGTCGATACCTTTGGTATCCGACAAGAGGCGCGCTAG